ACAATGGTGgaagcacttatgtattcttgattttatcTTTTGAGTTTGTATTGAAATTTCTTTTAGAGGCTGTTAGTCCATTTCGAGTCTTGTTTTAAGTTTTAGAAGATGTTTAAGTCTGTAGGGTGGAGTCATTGTAATAGGAAAACCTagaatgttttttttaaaaaaattgaaaaaaaatcaaaaaatgtgtctttgttttatttcgcatttatccCTAGAACTACACATGATCTGATTCatacggcgtcatgatacgtaggcaatccccataggattcgatcacaACAATGaaatacaaaggaaaagaagagagaaaacaagaaaaattgcagggaaagaaataatggcaaaacaagagaggaaaaatgagagaataaaaaaatagagacaagaatcaagcaaagaaaagcaggaatgaaaaggaaagagagaaagaagaattGCAAAATAGTGAAAGccaggatgacgcaagcagccatTCAAATGCATAGTAGGAAttgttaactgcttaggtgcattggaTCCCCAATGTGCGGTTTCCTATATGTTAAAAtcttaatcgctaacaagttttcttgttgtcatcaagtacaggcaggtggttagtttgttcggCATTCTGGCAATCCACCCGTACAATACCAGGTctaaagacaagttgatcatagCTGGCCAAGagctggatgcaagtgttattgatccgtcgaGAGAGGGAGAAGAGTCTGAcgttaatctgaaagaggagttatataagttgaaacaccaaatggcagagatgtaccaggcatggatgaaagggcatccaccaccatcatacCCCACCAACCCTTCTTTCATCCCGCCACTagctcaatcccaagaacctcgcactgttgattcatctccgcAACATGCACCAAGCTTCCCCCATTACCACCACTATCAAAGCACCACTTACCAAACCACACAAGCACCACTAGccaaaccaattccataccccccTCCACCGGCTACCCCTATTTTCGTAGCACCCCCGCCAGCTACACTCCATCAATCTTCCAGTGAGCCATTATTTCAAACCCAAGATAATCAATACTATTCCCCAGAGCCTATTTTTAAGGCCCCAGAtcattactcctacactcctcgtttcgaCATCCTtgttgagactgagaaaccacttAAAAACCCAGAGAAGGAGGAGATGTTCAAGAAGGTAAGAAGCTTGGAACAATCGTTCaaaaacatgcagggattgggaggccaactgagtgtagcctacaaagatttgtgtctatttcccgatgttcagttgcctgtgggattcaagatgcctaaattcgACCTATATGACGGGTACGGAGACCCGGTGGCCCACTTGAGGGGattttgcagtaaaatgagaggagctgaTGAGAAAGATGAGCTGTTGATGACATACAttagccagagtctgagtggggcggcattggagtggtacactcatcAGAATCACAtcagatggtatacctgggacaatttggcccaagcattcactcgtcatttccaatacaacatagagattgttccagatcatttgtctttgactaagattgagaagattcctagtgaaagtttcagggaatacgatttttgctggagagaacaagcggcaagagtCAACCCTCCGATGGAGCAAAAcgaaatggtggagtactttctgcaggctctggagcctacttactttggccatctgatatcggccataggcaagtctttcaacgaggtagtgaagatgggtggcatgaTGGAAGAAGGGcttcaagcaaaatcatgagttactcggccatcaaagcaactacccaagccattcagaatGGTACCGGGGGAGTgatcagaaagaagaagaaaaaagatgtGGCAATAATTGATTCAGGATCGTGGTTTGGACCAAGGGGCCCATCACACCATTATACCCAGCTTCGACCCCATCAccaaacctacacccaaaccccatataatccaccccaacattaCTTCCCGTCATCAGACCCTTAGCTTTCTGTCCACCACGCCCAGTCATATACTCAACCTCCTTCCTACTCACAATGGTGTGCCCCAGTCCCACAAAACACCTactcagctccacaaaatgcttacccacccccaagagcctaccgaaaccctgtcGGCCTAGGTTTTCATCCCAAACCAGTGTTTAGAAACGAGAGGTTGCAGTggaagaaaactttcaccccGTTGGGGGAATCTTATACCAGTTTATTCCAGAGATTGAGGTAGTTGGATGTGCTGAGGCTGATTGAGTTAAAATTGTCAAACCCTCTTCCAATGAATCTTGATTACTCTCTGAGCTGTgcatattgttctggtactccaggGCATGATACGgaaaagtgctggcacttgaaaaatgccatccaAGAGCTCATCGACACAAACTAGATTGTGGTCCAAACTCCGgaagcacccaacatcaatcagaacccattgccaatccatgaggaaacaaacatgatcgagatagtacataaggagggggagcccaagaagccttcacaatccgttatgatgattcggtctagtgaggtcaagccagtcaaaaaaccaatggttgaaggatcagtgaacaaaTTGAGCATGACAAACGGTGAGTCATCTATGGTAGCTGAGAAAAGATCCCCAAGTAATGATGTATCAAAGCAAGATGAGTCATCTATGGTAGCTGAGAAAAGATCCCCAAGTAATGATGTATCAAAGCAAGATAAGTCAAAGGTGGTCGTGCCAGGGTTGGCGAgtaagcctatcataattgtagagggtgcccgtacGGACCCTGTCATCATCAATCCTATAACCCAGTTGCCGGTAGTCAACACCAAGGCCATCCCATGGAGCTACGAatgggtgatagtgacctataagggaaaggaagtgaaagaagaagtcaatgaggccccgtgattaactcgttcggggagatgctttgccccagaagagttaaggaaagctaaaacatccagagataatccagttctagtaaagaaagcagtcacagaagaagaagcggaggagtttttgagaaaaatgaaggcacaagattACTCCATCATGGAGCAGTTAAGAAAGACGCCCGCTCAGATTTtcttgctatcattgttgatccattcagatgagcatcatcgggccctgatgaaaattctgaatgaagctcatgtccccgacaaaatcataatgaaccatctggagaaaatcgccaacaaaatatttgaggtgaacaagATCACCTTTTCTGATGACGAGTTGCCCGTGGAAGGTACTGAACCcaacaaagctctctatcttacagtaaaatgtgaagattctgtggtcaccatggtgttagttgacaatgtttccagtgcaaacatctgcactctctctactttgaacaagttaaaagttgatgatgagaggattcataagaacaacatatgcgtccgaggttttgacggTGGAGGAAAAGATTTGGTTGGTGATATAATGCTTGAATTGACAATAGGACCGgttgaattcaccatggagttctagGTATTGGACATGGCCGTCtcttacaatttgctattaggtcagccttggatacatgccgccaaagcagtcccgtcctcTTTGCActagatggtcaagttcgagtgggatagataGGAGATCGTCGTGCATGGTGAGGAGAATTTGTGTGCTCACAATGATGTCTCTATCTCATTTATTGAGGccgaagatgacaaagggccttgggtctatcaagtttCTTAAATAGTGCCAGTTGAGATGGTTCCAGAAGGGTAATGTATTCCAACTCCGAAGATAGCCTCTACATCTGTCATGGTGGCCTCTAAAATGTTGAGAAATGACTTTATGCCAGGTAAAGGTCTAGGTGCATATTTGTAGGGTATCGTACAGCTAGTGTCCCTCCCTGAAAATTTGGGCACGTTTGGTCTTGGATTCAAGTCCACAACGACAGATGTGAAAAGGGCCAAAAGGTTGAAACAGAGGGCGTGGACACTTCCGAAGCCTATCCCGTGTCTCTCCGGGTCTTTTGTCAAACCCGGTGCCAGGAAACACCCAGTGTCAATGGTTCCAAGTcctgtggttgacattgatgaagagttaattgaaaggttccaaaggttagatgtgaacatggtagaagttggagaaggttccaaCAAAGCAGACATGCAGTTCGTCGGgccgaatgtaaagcttaacaattggaaggctacgacTCTCCCTACttggaaggagttttggtagtttgttttgttttcctttctatctgggTTATTATAGGGTTGTGAcatagatttttatttttctcttgttTGATGTACAAACcatgttatcctttattttcaatgaaatacaattttccttttccatctttcctgatagttcttatttttgtttttttttcttctttgtacagtttcttatgctggtttcaatgacatgaactatatgaggaatcttcggtcaagtcttaaaagttaatctaattctgaaataataaccCAAGAAATATAGTGTGAGGATGAAAcaaaatatgatgaggatgaggcatttgaggaaattagtaaggaattaaatcattttgaagaaaaacccaagcctaatctgaattaAAGGGGagcaatcaatttaggagatctagataatgtcagagaaaccaagataagtgtccatcttgaaccccAAATCAGGGAGGAAATGATCAAAGCATTGTTTGAacataaggatatttttgcatggtcgtatgatgacatgccaggattgagtagtgatttggtggtccacaaattgccaattgatccagcattccctcccgtcaagaaaAAATTAAGGAAGTTTATAACCGataagtgtgaagattaaagaagaagtcacaaagtagcttgatgcaaaggtcattcgagtcacgcggtatcccacgtggttagccaatattgtgcttgtaccaaagaaagatggtagGACCAGAGTTTGTGTTGATTACCAtgaccttaacaaagcaagtccaaaggacaactttccactaccaaatatccacattttgattgataattgtgccaagcatgagttggATCTTTTGTGGAATGCTATGCGGagtatcatcagatcttaatggattaGGAGGATacggaaaagatggcattcatcacgctatggggaacatactgctaccgggtcatgctatttggtttgaaaaacgctggggaaacttacatgagggcaatgactaccatattccatgacatgatacacaaggatattTAGGTTTACATGGATGAtatgatcataaagtccaggaagcagtctgaccatgtcagagatttgagaaagtttttccagaggctccgcaggtacaatcttaagctcaaccctgcaaagtgtgaatttggtgttccatctgggaaactgttggggttcatagtcagtcagcggggcattgagttggatccatcaaagatcaaagctatccaggaattaccaccgctaaagaacaagaccgagatgatgagtctgctagggaggctgaactacatcagcaggtttattgctcagttCACGACAACTTGGGAGCTCATCTTTAAGTTGCTAAAAAGGATGATGCGGTCAAATTGACTGATGAGTGTCGGGAAGCATTCGAtaagatcaaagagtatttgtcgaacctacctgtgttggtcccgcaaAACtcgggagacctttgattctttatttgacagtcctggataattcatttggttgtgtgttgggttagcatgacatcactggcaggaaagagcaagccatctattatctctgcaagaagttcacatcttatgaggttaagtatcctccccttgaaaggacatgttgcgccctgacttgggtagcacaaaaattgaagcattatttgtcatcctacactacttacctcatctctcgcatgaatcctttaaagtatatcttttagaagcccatgcccacaggaaagctcgcaaagtggcagatcttgctcatagagtttgacatcataTATGTGACTCAgacggcgatgaaagcccaagctttggccgaccacttggccgataacccagtggatgaagaatatgaacctttgaagacttactttcctgataaagaggtaatgcatattgacgAGGTCGATAAGGATGAAAAGcccggttggaaactcttctttgatggggccgctaacatgaaatgtgttggaataggagctgtgctcatttctgaaacaggacaccACTACACTGTCACAGCTCAGcttcatttctattgtaccaacagcatggttgagtacgaagcatgcattttgggtttaaggttagttGTGGACATGGGAGTCCAGGAAGTGCTGGTTTTGGGAGATTCAGATATGttagtgcaccagattcagggagaatgggagactcgagatttgaagctcataacATATCGACAATGTCTACAGGGTCTTTGTCAGCAGttcagatcagtggagttcaggcatatccctaggatccacaatgaggttgctAACGTTTTGGCTACTCTAGCgtcgatgttacatcatccaaataaggctta
This genomic stretch from Nicotiana sylvestris chromosome 9, ASM39365v2, whole genome shotgun sequence harbors:
- the LOC138877799 gene encoding uncharacterized protein; this encodes MPTGKLAKWQILLIEFDIIYVTQTAMKAQALADHLADNPVDEEYEPLKTYFPDKEVMHIDEVDKDEKPGWKLFFDGAANMKCVGIGAVLISETGHHYTVTAQLHFYCTNSMVEYEACILGLRLVVDMGVQEVLVLGDSDMLVHQIQGEWETRDLKLITYRQCLQGLCQQFRSVEFRHIPRIHNEVANVLATLASMLHHPNKAYIDPLHIQVRDQHAYYNMMEEELDGEPWFHDSREYIRMAIYPIQATCDQKRPIRCLASGFFFSGGVLYKRTPDLGLLRCIDARQATTIMT